In Macadamia integrifolia cultivar HAES 741 chromosome 5, SCU_Mint_v3, whole genome shotgun sequence, a single window of DNA contains:
- the LOC122080224 gene encoding O-fucosyltransferase 8-like isoform X1 has translation MGKQGSLRNPRLPLENVKLPLGMTNCQSRYSENLSGRENNFGRRPFGGDYVWSKSVLLNELKNDTAKVGASKGNCSAKRQICRYKYMWLIAVVFGLMGSLFLLDSLMLSIIRSMNLQNSSSQRKQNRVEDKRGEFVKEEKTPILMYGRLLNLASSVLSEKELMHDSSTMWEEPYKQASAWKPCADKTSTLHQGKHSGSTGFILVSANGGLNQQRVAVCNAVVMASLLNATLVIPKFLYSNVWKDPSQFGDIYQEEYFMNLLKDEVNILKELPYNLQSVDIEAIGGLITDADISKEATPIEFIETVLPLLRRNGLVHFLGFGNRLGFDPLPFELQRLRCKCNFHALKFVAKIQEVGSLLVRRLRKYDFALGQIDRQLLGNFIPNNPSKQQQASTSQTKYLALHLRFEIDMVAYSLCEFGGGENERKELQAYRENHFPLLIERLKKTKLVSPADLRKFGRCPLTPEEAALVLSGLGFRRGTYIYLAGSHVYGGKSRMQPFASLYPNLVTKEHLLTPLELAPFRNFSSQLAALDFVVCATADVFAMTDSGSQLSSLVSGYRVYHGGGHAPTLRPNKKRLSAILSENGTIGWRRFEERVRKMIKEDQRVRARVFGRSIYRQPRSPECMCKAT, from the exons ATGGGAAAGCAGGGTTCTCTCAGAAACCCACGTCTTCCTTTGGAAAATGTAAAGCTACCTTTAGGGATGACTAACTGCCAGAGTAGATACTCAGAAAACTTATCAGGCAGGGAGAATAATTTTGGAAGGAGACCATTTGGGGGAGATTATGTATGGAGCAAATCAGTTTTGCTTAATGAGCTGAAGAATGATACTGCAAAAGTTGGTGCATCTAAGGGAAACTGTAGTGCAAAAAGGCAGATATGTCGTTATAAGTATATGTGGTTGATTGCGGTTGTTTTTGGATTGATGGGTTCCCTTTTCCTGCTTGATTCCCTTATGCTCTCTATTATTCGTTCTATGAATCTTCAGAATAGTTCCTCTCAGAGAAAACAAAACAGGGTTGAG GACAAGAGGGGTGAATTTGTCAAGGAAGAAAAAACTCCCATACTGATGTATGGCAGGCTTCTAAATTTGGCTTCCAGTGTGCTTTCAGAG AAAGAGTTGATGCATGATTCATCAACAATGTGGGAGGAACCATATAAACAGGCGTCCGCATGGAAACCTTGTGCAGATAAAACTAGTACCTTACACCAAG GTAAGCACTCTGGAAGCACGGGCTTTATATTGGTAAGCGCAAATGGTGGTCTCAATCAACAACGAGTTGCT GTTTGCAATGCTGTTGTTATGGCGTCTCTTCTTAATGCAACTTTAGTAATTCCTAAGTTTCTCTATAGCAATGTATGGAAGGATCCCAG CCAATTTGGTGATATTTATCAAGAGGAGTATTTCATGAATCTTTTGAAGGATGAAGTGAATATTCTGAAGGAACTTCCTTATAATCTTCAGTCAGTAGATATTGAGGCCATTGGTGGTTTG ATTACCGATGCAGATATTAGCAAGGAAGCAACACCCATTGAGTTTATTGAGACTGTACTCCCCCTCCTACGACGGAATGGACTTGTTCACTTCCTTGGATTTGGCAATCGACTTGGATTTGATCCATTACCTTTTGAGCTTCAG AGATTAAGATGCAAATGTAACTTCCATGCTTTGAAGTTTGTGGCCAAAATTCAAGAAGTTGGTTCTTTATTGGTTAGAAGGCTACGGAAATATGATTTTGCCCTGGGTCAGATAGATAGACAACTTCTTGGAAACTTCATACCCAACAATCCATCTAAACAGCAACAAGCTTCAACGTCTCAAACGAAGTATCTTGCTTTGCACttgagatttgaaattgacATGGTAGCATACTCTCTCTGTGAGTTTGGAGgaggagagaatgagagaaaggAACTCCAAGCATACAGGGAAAATCACTTTCCCTTGCTTATTGAGAGGTTGAAAAAGACCAA GTTGGTTTCTCCAGCAGACCTCAGAAAATTTGGCAGATGTCCATTAACACCAGAAGAAGCTGCGCTTGTGCTTTCTGGCCTTGGTTTCAGACGTGGGACCTACATCTATCTTGCTGGATCTCATGTATATGGAGGAAAATCAAGGATGCAACCCTTTGCTAGCCTGTACCCCAACTTGGTTACAAAGGAACATCTCCTAACACCACTTGAGCTTGCACCATTCAGGAATTTCTCTTCTCAG CTAGCTGCCCTGGATTTTGTTGTTTGTGCAACTGCCGATGTGTTTGCAATGACTGATTCAGGGAGTCAGCTCTCATCTCTTGTGTCTGGATACCGGGTTTACCATGGTGGTGGTCATGCTCCAACCTTGCGGCCCAACAAGAAGAGGCTTTCAGCCATTTTGTCCGAGAATGGTACTATAGGATGGAGAAGGTTTGAAGAGAGAGTAAGAAAGATGATCAAAGAAGATCAAAGAGTACGTGCAAGAGTTTTTGGTCGAAGCATTTATCGGCAACCAAGGTCCCCAGAGTGCATGTGCAAGGCCACCTAA
- the LOC122080008 gene encoding uncharacterized protein LOC122080008 — protein sequence MAALELVLSQARRHCSRLQTTRIHFLLCSSSSLQPPCSAGLGFSRSTTLLDKPSILYGTNSTSSYSFLQFHRSFCSFSPSSSDTKSEGRTDESVERPSQSAPLKAVSYPVKLRDPSSAEEELPKQTQTPLPRRPREIERTVLRQPETDSEPATTEEPRSWTREDIRYVKDVPSISPVSYPSKVANLPEDRLSVSAEEAPKEEVEKKEDTKEEDRQLEQERRRIEVDLRVRRVLRVGEEEKLPFPTLIKVEKKKQKVVLDLQEAIREVKASAKRNFIETVEAHVKLGVDPRRGDQMVRGAATLPHGTGKVVRVAVFAEGSAADEARAAGADVVGADELIEEIKNSGGKLNFDKCIATPLFMPRLGKIARILGPRGLMPNPKLGSVTSDVAGAVQEAKRGRIDFKIDKTAIVHVGLGKVNFSEEYIRENVGAFVNALLLAKPVGLKKTSKYAGYVNSFTLCSTMGPGFPVSIQSLSLAADSYTKSQVK from the exons ATGGCAGCTCTTGAACTTGTTCTCTCTCAAGCTCGCCGCCATTGCAGCAGGCTTCAAACTACTCGAATCCATTTTCTCCTatgttcttcttcatctctgcaACCTCCTTGCAGTGCGGGGTTGGGATTTTCTAGATCCACAACTCTATTAGATAAACCATCAATTTTGTACGGTACCAACTCAACTTCTAGTTACTCATTTCTGCAATTCCATAggtccttttgttctttttcgCCTTCCTCGTCTGACACGAAGTCAGAGGGTCGAACGGATGAATCTGTTGAAAGGCCTTCGCAATCTGCACCTTTAAAGGCAGTGTCTTACCCTGTAAAACTTAGGGATCCATCTTCCGCTGAGGAAGAACTTCCCAAGCAGACTCAAACACCGTTACCTCGAAGACCAAGAGAGATTGAAAGAACAGTTCTCCGGCAACCGGAGACTGACTCCGAGCCGGCGACGACTGAAGAACCTCGTAGTTGGACCCGGGAGGACATTAGATACGTGAAGGATGTTCCGTCAATATCACCGGTATCTTATCCGTCAAAAGTCGCCAATCTTCCGGAAGACAGACTTTCTGTTTCAGCAGAAGAAGCGCCAAAGGAAGaggtagagaagaaagaagatacgAAGGAGGAGGATAGGCAGTTGGAACAAGAGAGGAGAAGGATAGAAGTTGATCTTCGGGTACGGCGTGTTCTGAGAGTGGGTGAGGAGGAGAAGCTTCCGTTTCCGACCTTAATCAaggtggagaagaagaagcagaaggtTGTTCTCGATCTGCAGGAGGCAATAAGAGAAGTCAAG GCTAGTGCCAAGCGGAATTTCATTGAAACTGTTGAAGCACATGTGAAGTTGGGAGTTGATCCACGTCGAGGTGACCAG ATGGTGCGTGGTGCTGCAACTCTGCCTCATGGTACTGGAAAG GTTGTCCGGGTAGCTGTGTTTGCTGAAGGATCAGCTGCAGATGAAGCTAGAGCTGCAGGGGCTGATGTAGTTGGAGCGGATGAGCTTATTGAGGAAATCAAAAATA GTGGTGGCAAGCTCAATTTTGACAAGTGTATCGCGACGCCGCTTTTCATGCCCCGTCTTGGGAAG ATAGCAAGAATTCTTGGACCACGTGGTTTGATGCCAAACCCCAAA CTAGGTTCCGTGACCAGTGATGTTGCTGGGGCAGTGCAAGAGGCAAAACGTGGTCGtattgattttaaaattgacAAAACTGCCATTGTGCATGTGGGCCTTGGGAAG GTAAACTTTTCAGAAGAGTATATACGTGAGAATGTTGGTGCATTTGTGAACGCACTTTTGCTTGCAAAGCCTGTGGGTTTAAAGAAGA CTTCCAAATATGCTGGATATGTGAATTCCTTCACCTTGTGCAGTACG
- the LOC122080224 gene encoding O-fucosyltransferase 8-like isoform X2 — protein sequence MGKQGSLRNPRLPLENVKLPLGMTNCQSRYSENLSGRENNFGRRPFGGDYVWSKSVLLNELKNDTAKVGASKGNCSAKRQICRYKYMWLIAVVFGLMGSLFLLDSLMLSIIRSMNLQNSSSQRKQNRVEDKRGEFVKEEKTPILMYGRLLNLASSVLSEKELMHDSSTMWEEPYKQASAWKPCADKTSTLHQGKHSGSTGFILVSANGGLNQQRVAVCNAVVMASLLNATLVIPKFLYSNVWKDPSQFGDIYQEEYFMNLLKDEVNILKELPYNLQSVDIEAIGGLITDADISKEATPIEFIETVLPLLRRNGLVHFLGFGNRLGFDPLPFELQRLRCKCNFHALKFVAKIQEVGSLLVRRLRKYDFALGQIDRQLLGNFIPNNPSKQQQASTSQTKYLALHLRFEIDMVAYSLCEFGGGENERKELQAYRENHFPLLIERLKKTKLVSPADLRKFGRCPLTPEEAALVLSGLGFRRGTYIYLAGSHVYGGKSRMQPFASLYPNLVTKEHLLTPLELAPFRNFSSQGVSSHLLCLDTGFTMVVVMLQPCGPTRRGFQPFCPRMVL from the exons ATGGGAAAGCAGGGTTCTCTCAGAAACCCACGTCTTCCTTTGGAAAATGTAAAGCTACCTTTAGGGATGACTAACTGCCAGAGTAGATACTCAGAAAACTTATCAGGCAGGGAGAATAATTTTGGAAGGAGACCATTTGGGGGAGATTATGTATGGAGCAAATCAGTTTTGCTTAATGAGCTGAAGAATGATACTGCAAAAGTTGGTGCATCTAAGGGAAACTGTAGTGCAAAAAGGCAGATATGTCGTTATAAGTATATGTGGTTGATTGCGGTTGTTTTTGGATTGATGGGTTCCCTTTTCCTGCTTGATTCCCTTATGCTCTCTATTATTCGTTCTATGAATCTTCAGAATAGTTCCTCTCAGAGAAAACAAAACAGGGTTGAG GACAAGAGGGGTGAATTTGTCAAGGAAGAAAAAACTCCCATACTGATGTATGGCAGGCTTCTAAATTTGGCTTCCAGTGTGCTTTCAGAG AAAGAGTTGATGCATGATTCATCAACAATGTGGGAGGAACCATATAAACAGGCGTCCGCATGGAAACCTTGTGCAGATAAAACTAGTACCTTACACCAAG GTAAGCACTCTGGAAGCACGGGCTTTATATTGGTAAGCGCAAATGGTGGTCTCAATCAACAACGAGTTGCT GTTTGCAATGCTGTTGTTATGGCGTCTCTTCTTAATGCAACTTTAGTAATTCCTAAGTTTCTCTATAGCAATGTATGGAAGGATCCCAG CCAATTTGGTGATATTTATCAAGAGGAGTATTTCATGAATCTTTTGAAGGATGAAGTGAATATTCTGAAGGAACTTCCTTATAATCTTCAGTCAGTAGATATTGAGGCCATTGGTGGTTTG ATTACCGATGCAGATATTAGCAAGGAAGCAACACCCATTGAGTTTATTGAGACTGTACTCCCCCTCCTACGACGGAATGGACTTGTTCACTTCCTTGGATTTGGCAATCGACTTGGATTTGATCCATTACCTTTTGAGCTTCAG AGATTAAGATGCAAATGTAACTTCCATGCTTTGAAGTTTGTGGCCAAAATTCAAGAAGTTGGTTCTTTATTGGTTAGAAGGCTACGGAAATATGATTTTGCCCTGGGTCAGATAGATAGACAACTTCTTGGAAACTTCATACCCAACAATCCATCTAAACAGCAACAAGCTTCAACGTCTCAAACGAAGTATCTTGCTTTGCACttgagatttgaaattgacATGGTAGCATACTCTCTCTGTGAGTTTGGAGgaggagagaatgagagaaaggAACTCCAAGCATACAGGGAAAATCACTTTCCCTTGCTTATTGAGAGGTTGAAAAAGACCAA GTTGGTTTCTCCAGCAGACCTCAGAAAATTTGGCAGATGTCCATTAACACCAGAAGAAGCTGCGCTTGTGCTTTCTGGCCTTGGTTTCAGACGTGGGACCTACATCTATCTTGCTGGATCTCATGTATATGGAGGAAAATCAAGGATGCAACCCTTTGCTAGCCTGTACCCCAACTTGGTTACAAAGGAACATCTCCTAACACCACTTGAGCTTGCACCATTCAGGAATTTCTCTTCTCAG GGAGTCAGCTCTCATCTCTTGTGTCTGGATACCGGGTTTACCATGGTGGTGGTCATGCTCCAACCTTGCGGCCCAACAAGAAGAGGCTTTCAGCCATTTTGTCCGAGAATGGTACTATAG
- the LOC122080224 gene encoding O-fucosyltransferase 8-like isoform X4 → METQEDHSKDKRGEFVKEEKTPILMYGRLLNLASSVLSEKELMHDSSTMWEEPYKQASAWKPCADKTSTLHQGKHSGSTGFILVSANGGLNQQRVAVCNAVVMASLLNATLVIPKFLYSNVWKDPSQFGDIYQEEYFMNLLKDEVNILKELPYNLQSVDIEAIGGLITDADISKEATPIEFIETVLPLLRRNGLVHFLGFGNRLGFDPLPFELQRLRCKCNFHALKFVAKIQEVGSLLVRRLRKYDFALGQIDRQLLGNFIPNNPSKQQQASTSQTKYLALHLRFEIDMVAYSLCEFGGGENERKELQAYRENHFPLLIERLKKTKLVSPADLRKFGRCPLTPEEAALVLSGLGFRRGTYIYLAGSHVYGGKSRMQPFASLYPNLVTKEHLLTPLELAPFRNFSSQLAALDFVVCATADVFAMTDSGSQLSSLVSGYRVYHGGGHAPTLRPNKKRLSAILSENGTIGWRRFEERVRKMIKEDQRVRARVFGRSIYRQPRSPECMCKAT, encoded by the exons ATGGAAACACAGGAAGATCATAGCAAG GACAAGAGGGGTGAATTTGTCAAGGAAGAAAAAACTCCCATACTGATGTATGGCAGGCTTCTAAATTTGGCTTCCAGTGTGCTTTCAGAG AAAGAGTTGATGCATGATTCATCAACAATGTGGGAGGAACCATATAAACAGGCGTCCGCATGGAAACCTTGTGCAGATAAAACTAGTACCTTACACCAAG GTAAGCACTCTGGAAGCACGGGCTTTATATTGGTAAGCGCAAATGGTGGTCTCAATCAACAACGAGTTGCT GTTTGCAATGCTGTTGTTATGGCGTCTCTTCTTAATGCAACTTTAGTAATTCCTAAGTTTCTCTATAGCAATGTATGGAAGGATCCCAG CCAATTTGGTGATATTTATCAAGAGGAGTATTTCATGAATCTTTTGAAGGATGAAGTGAATATTCTGAAGGAACTTCCTTATAATCTTCAGTCAGTAGATATTGAGGCCATTGGTGGTTTG ATTACCGATGCAGATATTAGCAAGGAAGCAACACCCATTGAGTTTATTGAGACTGTACTCCCCCTCCTACGACGGAATGGACTTGTTCACTTCCTTGGATTTGGCAATCGACTTGGATTTGATCCATTACCTTTTGAGCTTCAG AGATTAAGATGCAAATGTAACTTCCATGCTTTGAAGTTTGTGGCCAAAATTCAAGAAGTTGGTTCTTTATTGGTTAGAAGGCTACGGAAATATGATTTTGCCCTGGGTCAGATAGATAGACAACTTCTTGGAAACTTCATACCCAACAATCCATCTAAACAGCAACAAGCTTCAACGTCTCAAACGAAGTATCTTGCTTTGCACttgagatttgaaattgacATGGTAGCATACTCTCTCTGTGAGTTTGGAGgaggagagaatgagagaaaggAACTCCAAGCATACAGGGAAAATCACTTTCCCTTGCTTATTGAGAGGTTGAAAAAGACCAA GTTGGTTTCTCCAGCAGACCTCAGAAAATTTGGCAGATGTCCATTAACACCAGAAGAAGCTGCGCTTGTGCTTTCTGGCCTTGGTTTCAGACGTGGGACCTACATCTATCTTGCTGGATCTCATGTATATGGAGGAAAATCAAGGATGCAACCCTTTGCTAGCCTGTACCCCAACTTGGTTACAAAGGAACATCTCCTAACACCACTTGAGCTTGCACCATTCAGGAATTTCTCTTCTCAG CTAGCTGCCCTGGATTTTGTTGTTTGTGCAACTGCCGATGTGTTTGCAATGACTGATTCAGGGAGTCAGCTCTCATCTCTTGTGTCTGGATACCGGGTTTACCATGGTGGTGGTCATGCTCCAACCTTGCGGCCCAACAAGAAGAGGCTTTCAGCCATTTTGTCCGAGAATGGTACTATAGGATGGAGAAGGTTTGAAGAGAGAGTAAGAAAGATGATCAAAGAAGATCAAAGAGTACGTGCAAGAGTTTTTGGTCGAAGCATTTATCGGCAACCAAGGTCCCCAGAGTGCATGTGCAAGGCCACCTAA
- the LOC122080224 gene encoding O-fucosyltransferase 8-like isoform X3 translates to METQEDHSKVGSVRSEVVDIDDKRGEFVKEEKTPILMYGRLLNLASSVLSEKELMHDSSTMWEEPYKQASAWKPCADKTSTLHQGKHSGSTGFILVSANGGLNQQRVAVCNAVVMASLLNATLVIPKFLYSNVWKDPSQFGDIYQEEYFMNLLKDEVNILKELPYNLQSVDIEAIGGLITDADISKEATPIEFIETVLPLLRRNGLVHFLGFGNRLGFDPLPFELQRLRCKCNFHALKFVAKIQEVGSLLVRRLRKYDFALGQIDRQLLGNFIPNNPSKQQQASTSQTKYLALHLRFEIDMVAYSLCEFGGGENERKELQAYRENHFPLLIERLKKTKLVSPADLRKFGRCPLTPEEAALVLSGLGFRRGTYIYLAGSHVYGGKSRMQPFASLYPNLVTKEHLLTPLELAPFRNFSSQLAALDFVVCATADVFAMTDSGSQLSSLVSGYRVYHGGGHAPTLRPNKKRLSAILSENGTIGWRRFEERVRKMIKEDQRVRARVFGRSIYRQPRSPECMCKAT, encoded by the exons ATGGAAACACAGGAAGATCATAGCAAGGTTGGTTCCGTCAGGTCGGAAGTAGTTGACATTGAT GACAAGAGGGGTGAATTTGTCAAGGAAGAAAAAACTCCCATACTGATGTATGGCAGGCTTCTAAATTTGGCTTCCAGTGTGCTTTCAGAG AAAGAGTTGATGCATGATTCATCAACAATGTGGGAGGAACCATATAAACAGGCGTCCGCATGGAAACCTTGTGCAGATAAAACTAGTACCTTACACCAAG GTAAGCACTCTGGAAGCACGGGCTTTATATTGGTAAGCGCAAATGGTGGTCTCAATCAACAACGAGTTGCT GTTTGCAATGCTGTTGTTATGGCGTCTCTTCTTAATGCAACTTTAGTAATTCCTAAGTTTCTCTATAGCAATGTATGGAAGGATCCCAG CCAATTTGGTGATATTTATCAAGAGGAGTATTTCATGAATCTTTTGAAGGATGAAGTGAATATTCTGAAGGAACTTCCTTATAATCTTCAGTCAGTAGATATTGAGGCCATTGGTGGTTTG ATTACCGATGCAGATATTAGCAAGGAAGCAACACCCATTGAGTTTATTGAGACTGTACTCCCCCTCCTACGACGGAATGGACTTGTTCACTTCCTTGGATTTGGCAATCGACTTGGATTTGATCCATTACCTTTTGAGCTTCAG AGATTAAGATGCAAATGTAACTTCCATGCTTTGAAGTTTGTGGCCAAAATTCAAGAAGTTGGTTCTTTATTGGTTAGAAGGCTACGGAAATATGATTTTGCCCTGGGTCAGATAGATAGACAACTTCTTGGAAACTTCATACCCAACAATCCATCTAAACAGCAACAAGCTTCAACGTCTCAAACGAAGTATCTTGCTTTGCACttgagatttgaaattgacATGGTAGCATACTCTCTCTGTGAGTTTGGAGgaggagagaatgagagaaaggAACTCCAAGCATACAGGGAAAATCACTTTCCCTTGCTTATTGAGAGGTTGAAAAAGACCAA GTTGGTTTCTCCAGCAGACCTCAGAAAATTTGGCAGATGTCCATTAACACCAGAAGAAGCTGCGCTTGTGCTTTCTGGCCTTGGTTTCAGACGTGGGACCTACATCTATCTTGCTGGATCTCATGTATATGGAGGAAAATCAAGGATGCAACCCTTTGCTAGCCTGTACCCCAACTTGGTTACAAAGGAACATCTCCTAACACCACTTGAGCTTGCACCATTCAGGAATTTCTCTTCTCAG CTAGCTGCCCTGGATTTTGTTGTTTGTGCAACTGCCGATGTGTTTGCAATGACTGATTCAGGGAGTCAGCTCTCATCTCTTGTGTCTGGATACCGGGTTTACCATGGTGGTGGTCATGCTCCAACCTTGCGGCCCAACAAGAAGAGGCTTTCAGCCATTTTGTCCGAGAATGGTACTATAGGATGGAGAAGGTTTGAAGAGAGAGTAAGAAAGATGATCAAAGAAGATCAAAGAGTACGTGCAAGAGTTTTTGGTCGAAGCATTTATCGGCAACCAAGGTCCCCAGAGTGCATGTGCAAGGCCACCTAA